A stretch of the Oenococcus sp. UCMA 16435 genome encodes the following:
- the rpsH gene encoding 30S ribosomal protein S8: MTMSDPIADFLTRIRNANMVRHETVETPASKIKINIAQILKDEGFITDYQVVDTPNKQGLISLNLKYGPNRERIITGLKRISKPGLRSYVQADSVPKVLNGLGIAILSTSEGVMTDKAARAKMIGGEVIAYVW; this comes from the coding sequence ATGACAATGTCTGATCCAATTGCAGACTTTTTGACCCGGATCCGGAATGCGAACATGGTTCGGCATGAGACCGTTGAGACCCCTGCTTCAAAGATCAAAATTAATATTGCTCAAATTTTAAAAGATGAGGGTTTTATTACCGATTATCAGGTTGTTGATACTCCTAATAAACAAGGTTTGATTTCTTTGAACTTAAAGTATGGTCCAAATCGTGAGCGTATTATCACTGGTTTAAAACGGATTTCAAAACCGGGATTACGTTCTTATGTCCAGGCTGATTCTGTTCCTAAAGTGTTGAATGGTTTAGGAATTGCGATTTTGTCAACATCTGAAGGTGTTATGACAGATAAAGCTGCTCGTGCTAAGATGATTGGCGGAGAAGTAATCGCGTACGTATGGTAA
- the rplF gene encoding 50S ribosomal protein L6, translated as MSRIGNKAITIPAGVEIKQEGDQVTVKGPKGEITRSIAPVILMNVEESEIKFSRPDDSNRNKALHGTTRANVANMIEGVSKGFKKNLELVGVGYRASMQGDKLVLTVGFSHPVEFEAREGLKVTVPDATHISIEGISKQRVGDFAAEIRGVRPPEPYKGKGIRYQGEIVRRKEGKTGK; from the coding sequence ATGAGTCGTATTGGAAATAAAGCAATCACCATTCCTGCTGGTGTCGAAATAAAGCAGGAGGGCGATCAGGTCACTGTTAAAGGGCCTAAAGGTGAGATTACTCGTTCGATTGCACCAGTTATTTTAATGAATGTTGAGGAGTCTGAAATTAAATTCAGCCGTCCTGATGATTCTAATCGCAATAAAGCATTGCACGGAACTACTCGTGCTAATGTTGCTAATATGATTGAAGGCGTTTCCAAAGGTTTTAAAAAGAATCTCGAGCTTGTTGGTGTTGGATATCGTGCTTCGATGCAAGGAGATAAGCTTGTATTGACGGTTGGTTTTTCTCACCCGGTTGAGTTTGAGGCTCGTGAAGGCTTGAAGGTTACTGTACCTGATGCTACTCATATTTCTATTGAGGGTATTTCCAAACAACGCGTTGGCGATTTTGCAGCTGAGATTCGCGGAGTTCGTCCACCTGAACCATATAAAGGTAAGGGAATTCGTTATCAAGGCGAAATTGTACGTCGTAAGGAAGGAAAGACTGGTAAATAA
- the rplR gene encoding 50S ribosomal protein L18 — MITKPDKNKTRQKRHARVRGKISGTAQRPRLSVFRSNSNIYAQVIDDVAGVTLASASTLEKENQGGTKSEQASKVGQSVAKLAVAKKITEVVFDRSGYLYHGRVQSLADGAREAGLKF; from the coding sequence ATGATTACAAAACCAGATAAAAATAAGACGCGTCAAAAGCGTCACGCGCGTGTGCGTGGTAAGATTTCTGGTACTGCACAGCGCCCCCGTTTGAGTGTTTTCCGTTCTAATTCAAACATCTACGCACAAGTAATTGATGACGTAGCAGGTGTCACGCTAGCAAGTGCCTCTACTTTGGAAAAAGAAAACCAAGGTGGAACTAAATCTGAACAAGCAAGTAAGGTTGGCCAGTCGGTTGCTAAACTTGCTGTTGCAAAAAAAATCACCGAAGTTGTTTTTGACCGTAGTGGATATCTATATCATGGACGTGTTCAGTCTTTAGCTGATGGCGCTCGTGAAGCAGGTTTGAAATTCTAA
- the rpsE gene encoding 30S ribosomal protein S5: protein MAEYINPNALGDLEENVVSINRVTKVVKGGRRLRFSALVIVGDRNGHVGFGTGKAQEVPEAIRKAVEDAKRHLIEVPTVGTTIPHQVLGVDGGGKVLLKPASEGSGVAAGGSTRPIMELAGIPDVTAKSLGSSTAVNVVRATFDGLKNLKEAKVVAALRGVNLGE, encoded by the coding sequence ATGGCAGAATATATTAATCCAAATGCGCTTGGCGATCTTGAGGAAAATGTTGTTTCTATTAACCGTGTTACAAAAGTTGTGAAAGGTGGCCGTCGGCTTCGTTTTTCCGCTTTGGTAATCGTCGGTGACAGGAATGGGCACGTTGGCTTTGGTACCGGTAAAGCCCAAGAAGTTCCTGAAGCTATTCGTAAAGCTGTTGAAGATGCTAAACGTCATTTGATCGAAGTCCCAACCGTTGGAACTACAATTCCTCATCAGGTTCTCGGTGTTGATGGAGGCGGAAAGGTTCTCTTAAAGCCTGCTTCTGAAGGTTCCGGAGTTGCTGCGGGAGGTTCTACTCGTCCAATTATGGAGTTAGCAGGCATTCCAGATGTTACTGCGAAATCACTTGGGTCATCAACTGCTGTCAATGTTGTTCGTGCAACTTTTGATGGTTTGAAGAATTTAAAGGAAGCTAAGGTTGTTGCCGCATTGCGTGGCGTTAACCTTGGTGAATAA
- the rpmD gene encoding 50S ribosomal protein L30 has translation MADLKITLIKSIVHREPRQREIAKSLGLGRVHSSVVRPDNAATRGVIFKIAHLISVEEVKK, from the coding sequence ATGGCAGATTTAAAAATTACCTTGATTAAAAGCATAGTTCATCGTGAACCTCGCCAACGAGAGATTGCGAAGTCTCTTGGTTTGGGTCGTGTTCACTCTTCTGTTGTTCGCCCGGATAATGCTGCCACTCGTGGCGTTATTTTTAAGATTGCTCATCTTATTTCGGTTGAGGAGGTTAAAAAATAA
- the rplO gene encoding 50S ribosomal protein L15 has protein sequence MDLSTLKPVAGSRKSSTRKARGFSAGKGKTAGRGQKGQKAREGKKLRLSFEGGQMPLMRRMPKRGFNNISRKEYAIVNLDQLNKFDDGVTVSVSLLKEAGIIKKELSGVKILASGKLNKKLTIHAAKASQAAQDAIKEAGSKIVLATETADSEN, from the coding sequence ATGGATTTATCTACTTTAAAACCAGTTGCTGGTTCTCGTAAATCTTCTACCCGTAAGGCACGTGGCTTTTCAGCTGGGAAAGGCAAGACGGCTGGCCGTGGACAAAAAGGGCAGAAAGCTCGTGAAGGTAAAAAGTTGCGTTTAAGTTTCGAAGGTGGCCAGATGCCATTAATGCGTCGTATGCCTAAACGCGGATTTAATAATATTTCTCGTAAAGAATATGCAATTGTTAATCTTGACCAACTTAATAAGTTTGATGATGGAGTGACTGTTTCGGTTTCTTTGTTAAAAGAAGCTGGTATTATTAAAAAGGAATTATCAGGTGTCAAGATTTTGGCTTCTGGTAAACTCAATAAAAAACTTACTATTCACGCAGCAAAGGCTTCTCAAGCTGCACAGGATGCAATCAAAGAAGCCGGCAGCAAAATCGTTTTGGCTACCGAAACTGCTGATTCAGAAAATTAA
- the secY gene encoding preprotein translocase subunit SecY: protein MFSLLIKALKQKEIRVRIYWTLLILLVYRFGAYITVPGVNASALTKLMDQTSLLSILNLFSGGGLSAYSLFALGVSPYVTAQIVIQLLQMDIVPKLVEWSKQGETGRRKTTQVTRYLTIVLAFIQSIGITAGLNALGEPIGVTLLKNTSINSYFVIAAVMTVGSMFSVWLGEQIQDKGIGNGVSMIIFAGIVAQLIPGIWQLFQEDVLQGPAVNGWISFGVLFLALLIVVTFVTWFYGAVRRLPMQYTRSDRNYGDESYLPLRVNVSGVIPVIFASSLITTPQTILQAFVGSWGDKPWYKIASNIFSLETWEGTLAYGLMIVIFTFFYAFVQVNPEKVSENLQKQGSYIIGVRPGEETKKFLSRLLNRLSGPGSIFLAVVAVVPLLAQNFGIVDANSKIGLGGTSLLIVIGVAVDLMRQIEGLTEKKNYIGLIRSHPYYDKEVSEGKI from the coding sequence ATGTTTAGTTTATTAATAAAAGCTCTTAAACAAAAGGAAATTCGCGTTCGAATCTATTGGACCTTGCTTATTTTGCTTGTCTATAGGTTTGGAGCCTACATAACCGTCCCTGGTGTCAACGCAAGTGCTTTGACAAAGTTAATGGATCAAACTTCATTGCTTTCGATTTTGAACTTGTTCTCCGGTGGCGGCCTTTCGGCTTATTCTCTTTTTGCCCTTGGGGTTAGTCCCTACGTTACAGCTCAGATTGTTATTCAACTATTACAGATGGATATTGTTCCAAAATTAGTTGAATGGTCCAAACAAGGTGAAACTGGCCGACGCAAGACTACTCAAGTAACTCGTTATTTAACAATTGTTTTGGCTTTCATTCAGTCAATCGGTATTACTGCTGGATTGAATGCTTTGGGTGAACCGATAGGGGTTACTTTACTAAAAAATACTTCTATTAATTCCTATTTTGTCATCGCTGCTGTGATGACGGTTGGCTCAATGTTCTCGGTCTGGCTTGGTGAACAGATTCAAGATAAAGGTATTGGTAATGGTGTTTCAATGATTATCTTTGCTGGTATTGTGGCTCAGCTGATACCTGGAATATGGCAGCTTTTTCAGGAAGATGTTCTTCAAGGACCAGCGGTTAACGGCTGGATTAGTTTTGGAGTTCTCTTCCTTGCACTATTGATTGTCGTTACCTTTGTTACATGGTTTTATGGTGCTGTTCGTCGTCTTCCCATGCAATATACTCGTTCGGATCGTAATTATGGTGACGAGAGTTATTTGCCATTAAGAGTCAATGTTTCCGGTGTTATTCCGGTTATCTTTGCTTCATCTCTTATTACGACACCTCAAACGATTTTGCAGGCTTTTGTTGGTTCTTGGGGTGATAAACCATGGTACAAGATTGCTAGTAACATTTTTAGCCTTGAAACATGGGAAGGAACGCTGGCATATGGTTTGATGATTGTCATATTCACTTTCTTTTATGCTTTTGTCCAAGTTAATCCAGAGAAGGTATCTGAGAATTTACAGAAACAAGGTTCCTATATCATCGGTGTAAGGCCTGGTGAGGAAACGAAAAAGTTTCTTAGTCGTCTGTTGAATCGTTTGTCTGGCCCTGGATCAATCTTTTTAGCTGTTGTTGCAGTTGTTCCGCTTTTGGCACAAAATTTTGGTATTGTAGACGCTAATTCAAAGATTGGTTTAGGCGGTACCAGCTTATTGATCGTAATTGGTGTTGCGGTTGATTTGATGCGCCAAATAGAAGGACTGACCGAAAAGAAAAACTATATTGGTTTGATTCGTTCACATCCTTATTACGATAAAGAAGTGTCTGAAGGGAAAATTTGA
- a CDS encoding adenylate kinase gives MSKNLIMLGLPGVGKGTNADIMVDDFQLPHISTGDIFRSAMANHTELGDKAKSFMDAGNLVPDEITNGIVNERLNEADIKDANGFILDGYPRNPSQADSLESFLKSIQQKVDAVIYLEASETTVTDRMLGRGRADDTPKVVAHRIEVAKKETMPLVEYYRSKGNLYTIDANGEVAVVYPKIKELVSNL, from the coding sequence ATGTCTAAAAATCTTATTATGTTAGGTCTTCCTGGGGTTGGCAAGGGTACAAATGCCGATATCATGGTCGATGATTTCCAGTTACCCCATATTTCTACTGGAGATATTTTTCGTTCGGCTATGGCAAATCATACTGAATTAGGTGATAAAGCCAAATCTTTTATGGATGCCGGTAACCTTGTTCCTGATGAAATTACGAATGGAATTGTTAATGAACGTTTAAATGAGGCAGACATTAAAGATGCCAATGGTTTTATTCTTGATGGTTACCCAAGAAACCCTTCTCAAGCGGATTCGCTGGAATCGTTTTTAAAAAGTATTCAGCAGAAGGTTGATGCGGTGATTTATTTAGAGGCTTCGGAAACTACTGTAACTGATAGAATGCTTGGACGCGGTAGAGCAGACGACACACCAAAAGTTGTTGCCCATAGAATTGAAGTTGCAAAAAAGGAAACCATGCCTTTAGTTGAATATTATCGTAGTAAAGGAAACCTTTACACGATTGATGCAAATGGAGAAGTTGCGGTTGTTTATCCAAAGATTAAAGAACTTGTCTCGAATTTATAA
- the infA gene encoding translation initiation factor IF-1, whose protein sequence is MNLEVRVAGNDVIEIEGVIKETKPNANFIVELENGARIQAGVSGKIRKNYIRILVGDRVTVEMSPYDLTKGRITYRHK, encoded by the coding sequence ATGAATTTGGAGGTAAGAGTGGCAGGAAACGACGTTATTGAGATTGAAGGAGTAATTAAAGAAACAAAGCCAAACGCTAACTTTATTGTTGAGTTGGAAAACGGTGCAAGGATTCAAGCTGGGGTTTCTGGCAAAATTCGTAAAAATTATATCCGTATTCTCGTTGGAGACCGTGTGACGGTTGAAATGTCGCCATATGATTTGACTAAGGGTCGAATCACTTATCGTCATAAATAA
- the rpmJ gene encoding 50S ribosomal protein L36 — MKVRPSVKPMCDQCRVIKRNGRVMVICSANPKHKQRQGK; from the coding sequence GTGAAAGTACGTCCATCTGTAAAACCAATGTGTGATCAATGCCGTGTTATTAAGCGGAATGGTCGCGTTATGGTTATTTGCTCGGCAAATCCTAAGCACAAGCAACGCCAGGGCAAATAA
- the rpsM gene encoding 30S ribosomal protein S13 has translation MARIAGIDLPRDKRIVIGLTYIYGIGNTTAEKILAEAGVSEDVRVRDLSPEDEDKVRAAVDKLNLTLEGDLRREVSLNIKELQEIASYRGIRHRRGLPVRGQHTKNNARTRKGPARAIAGKKK, from the coding sequence ATGGCTCGTATTGCAGGTATTGATTTACCACGTGACAAAAGGATCGTGATTGGTCTTACTTATATATATGGAATCGGTAATACTACTGCTGAGAAAATTTTGGCAGAAGCTGGTGTGAGTGAAGATGTCCGTGTACGTGACCTTAGTCCTGAAGATGAGGATAAGGTTCGTGCAGCAGTTGACAAATTAAACTTAACGCTTGAAGGCGATTTACGTCGTGAAGTTAGCTTGAATATCAAGGAACTTCAGGAAATCGCATCTTACCGTGGTATTCGTCATCGTCGTGGATTACCAGTTCGTGGACAACACACGAAGAATAATGCACGTACTCGTAAAGGCCCAGCTAGAGCGATTGCTGGCAAAAAGAAATAA
- the rpsK gene encoding 30S ribosomal protein S11: protein MASRTSRTSGHKRRAKKNIEKGVAHIHSTFNNTIVLITDEVGNAVSWSSAGSLGFKGSRKSTPFAAQLAGEAAAKAAMEQNMHSVAISVKGPGPGRESAIRAVAAAGLEITAISDVTPVPHNGSRPPKQRRA from the coding sequence ATGGCAAGTCGTACAAGTCGTACAAGTGGTCATAAGCGTCGTGCTAAAAAGAATATTGAAAAGGGCGTTGCCCATATTCATTCAACTTTTAATAACACGATTGTTTTGATCACTGATGAAGTAGGAAACGCAGTTTCCTGGTCATCAGCCGGTTCATTGGGCTTTAAGGGTTCTCGTAAGTCTACTCCTTTTGCTGCTCAACTTGCTGGTGAAGCCGCTGCTAAGGCAGCAATGGAACAAAATATGCATAGCGTTGCAATTAGTGTTAAGGGACCTGGTCCTGGACGTGAGTCTGCAATTCGTGCTGTTGCCGCTGCTGGTTTAGAAATTACTGCAATTAGCGACGTCACTCCCGTTCCTCACAACGGTTCTCGTCCACCGAAGCAGCGTCGAGCATAA
- a CDS encoding DNA-directed RNA polymerase subunit alpha, translating into MIEFQKPTISTVEESENYGKFVAEPLERGYGTTLGNSLRRVLLSSLPGAAINSVQIDGVLHEFTTIDGVTEDVTQIILNLKKVAMRIDSDEQKTLEVDFSGAGELTAGDIKSDGDVEILNPDLHIATVSAGKSLHMALTAIRGRGYDSAEENKAKMELGIGVLAIDSIYTPISKVNYTVEKTRVGHRDDYDKLTLEVWTDGSVSPSESLSLGSKILSEHLALFVDLSNAGKKEMMLDPDAVETVMEKKEPIEELELSVRSFNCLKRAGINTIEDLTDKTLHDMGEVRNLGRKSLEEIIQKLAERGHSFKQDTEN; encoded by the coding sequence ATGATCGAATTTCAAAAGCCAACAATTTCGACCGTCGAGGAATCAGAAAATTATGGAAAGTTTGTTGCCGAGCCTCTCGAGCGCGGTTATGGAACTACTCTTGGAAATTCATTAAGAAGAGTTTTGTTGTCCAGCCTGCCCGGTGCAGCAATTAATTCTGTCCAGATTGATGGTGTCCTTCATGAATTCACGACTATTGATGGTGTAACAGAAGATGTTACACAAATTATTTTGAATTTGAAAAAGGTTGCTATGCGGATTGATTCTGACGAACAGAAGACGCTTGAAGTTGACTTTAGCGGTGCTGGTGAATTGACTGCGGGAGATATTAAAAGCGATGGTGACGTTGAGATTTTGAATCCTGATTTGCACATCGCAACTGTATCGGCTGGTAAGAGTCTACATATGGCTCTTACGGCAATACGTGGTCGTGGATATGATTCAGCTGAAGAGAATAAAGCCAAAATGGAACTTGGTATTGGCGTTCTTGCAATTGATTCAATTTACACACCTATTTCTAAAGTCAATTATACGGTTGAGAAAACTCGTGTTGGTCATCGTGACGATTACGATAAATTAACTTTGGAAGTATGGACTGATGGATCTGTTAGTCCGAGTGAGTCCTTGAGTCTTGGATCTAAAATATTATCTGAACATCTAGCTTTATTCGTTGATTTGAGTAATGCTGGAAAGAAAGAAATGATGCTTGATCCTGATGCTGTTGAAACTGTTATGGAAAAGAAAGAACCGATTGAAGAACTTGAGCTTTCGGTTCGCTCATTCAATTGTTTAAAACGTGCAGGAATTAATACAATTGAGGATCTAACGGATAAAACTTTGCATGATATGGGTGAAGTTAGAAATCTTGGCCGCAAATCTCTCGAAGAAATTATTCAGAAATTAGCTGAGCGTGGTCATTCATTCAAGCAAGATACTGAAAACTAA
- the rplQ gene encoding 50S ribosomal protein L17 encodes MGYRKLQRTKSQRKALLRDLTTNLILNGKIQTTESRAKEVRRQAEKMITLGKRGDLAARRLAATYLRDVEDENKIKNATSAEEIVEQKAVKTLFSDVAPRFKNRNGGYTRIYKLGQRRGDAAPMALLEFVD; translated from the coding sequence ATGGGATACCGTAAGTTGCAAAGGACTAAGTCCCAACGTAAGGCACTTTTACGTGATTTGACAACTAATTTAATTCTTAACGGCAAAATTCAAACTACTGAATCTCGTGCTAAAGAGGTTCGTCGTCAAGCCGAGAAAATGATTACGCTTGGAAAGCGTGGTGATCTTGCTGCTCGTCGTTTAGCGGCTACTTATCTTCGCGATGTTGAAGATGAGAATAAGATTAAAAACGCAACTAGTGCTGAGGAAATCGTTGAACAAAAGGCCGTTAAGACTTTGTTTAGCGATGTAGCTCCTCGTTTTAAAAACCGAAATGGTGGTTACACACGTATTTATAAATTAGGTCAACGTCGTGGTGATGCTGCTCCAATGGCTTTACTCGAATTTGTTGATTAA
- a CDS encoding ATP-binding cassette domain-containing protein, with protein sequence MVLAIGIDNLSFSFDNGQELFKGLSLQINRGEWLSLIGRNGSGKSTLMRLILGLETPSSGTIKVAARLGAVFQNPEDQFIGATVEDELAFGLENQQINPRLMPNKIKDILQEIGMSDYAKSSPDQLSGGQKQRVAIGSALILNADVLFFDEATSMLDPFAKESIINLIGKLHRRNPNLTIINITHDPDEMLEGQRVAVLERGKIIADRSTRLLMSDVDFLRHHQLGETFVSELISKINQKRALDQKIPSSIISKKELLSWLSNSNK encoded by the coding sequence ATGGTTTTAGCTATTGGGATTGATAATTTGTCATTTTCTTTTGATAATGGTCAAGAATTGTTTAAAGGGCTTTCTTTGCAAATTAATCGTGGAGAATGGCTTTCTTTGATTGGCAGAAATGGATCTGGAAAGTCTACTTTGATGAGGCTAATACTTGGTCTTGAAACACCTTCATCGGGTACAATAAAAGTTGCGGCGCGGCTTGGGGCCGTTTTTCAAAATCCGGAAGATCAATTTATTGGCGCAACAGTCGAAGACGAATTAGCTTTTGGTTTGGAAAATCAACAAATCAATCCTAGATTAATGCCGAATAAAATTAAAGATATTTTACAGGAAATCGGTATGTCTGATTATGCTAAAAGCTCACCTGACCAATTATCTGGTGGCCAAAAACAACGTGTAGCAATTGGTTCAGCGTTAATTTTAAATGCTGACGTACTGTTCTTTGATGAAGCAACCAGCATGTTGGATCCGTTTGCCAAGGAATCGATTATTAATTTAATTGGCAAACTTCATAGACGAAATCCAAATTTAACAATTATTAATATCACACATGATCCTGATGAAATGTTGGAAGGACAAAGAGTTGCGGTCTTAGAAAGGGGTAAGATAATCGCTGATCGATCAACAAGACTTTTGATGTCTGATGTTGATTTCCTTCGTCACCACCAGTTGGGCGAGACTTTTGTTTCGGAGCTAATTTCCAAAATTAACCAAAAACGTGCATTGGATCAAAAAATTCCTTCTTCGATTATTTCTAAAAAAGAGCTACTCTCATGGCTATCGAATTCAAACAAGTAA
- a CDS encoding ATP-binding cassette domain-containing protein — protein sequence MAIEFKQVSYLYKSFLHKNSFSLSNISLSINSGEFILIAGQTGSGKTTFLRLLDTLILPSNGEIDFNGRIISEKTSEKILMKVRQDFGFVFQFPQRQLFSQTVLDDVEFAALNFGSNKEQASKKAKEILQQIGIEKELWKHSVFNLSVGQMRKVAIAGALVNQPKYLLLDEPTAGMDEYAKNDLLKILKYFHERGATIIVVSHDVNTFVPLVNRLMIFKKGKIVSDDKPINIFSNPISPNMQLPSTVSFARALGLESTPLSLDELAEAINE from the coding sequence ATGGCTATCGAATTCAAACAAGTAAGTTATTTATATAAATCTTTTTTACATAAAAATTCTTTTTCTTTAAGTAATATTTCACTATCGATCAATTCTGGAGAGTTTATTTTAATTGCTGGACAAACAGGTTCCGGAAAAACGACCTTTTTGAGACTGCTTGATACTTTAATTTTGCCTTCTAACGGTGAAATAGACTTTAATGGACGAATTATTAGTGAAAAGACTTCCGAGAAAATTCTTATGAAAGTTAGACAGGATTTTGGTTTTGTTTTTCAATTTCCTCAAAGACAATTATTTTCTCAAACGGTCTTGGACGATGTAGAGTTTGCAGCGCTTAATTTTGGCAGTAATAAAGAGCAAGCTTCAAAAAAAGCTAAAGAAATCCTTCAACAAATTGGAATCGAAAAGGAGCTCTGGAAACATTCTGTTTTTAATTTATCAGTTGGACAAATGCGCAAAGTTGCCATTGCGGGAGCTTTGGTTAATCAACCGAAATATTTGCTATTGGATGAACCAACAGCCGGTATGGATGAATATGCTAAAAACGATCTTTTGAAAATTTTAAAATATTTTCACGAGCGGGGAGCAACTATTATCGTTGTGAGCCATGATGTTAATACTTTTGTTCCACTGGTTAACCGACTGATGATTTTTAAAAAAGGAAAAATAGTATCCGATGATAAACCAATAAATATATTCAGCAATCCAATTAGTCCAAATATGCAATTGCCTTCCACGGTCTCTTTCGCTCGAGCACTGGGATTGGAATCGACGCCTTTATCGCTTGACGAACTCGCTGAGGCAATCAATGAATAA
- a CDS encoding energy-coupling factor transporter transmembrane protein EcfT — translation MNNIFGRFLPTDSLIEKLDPRTKIVIDFLFVIVLLFANSWLNYGILISFVAIAIYCSRIPIKIFWLGLRSILSLVILMILIQLLLIAPSNKADIFISFGWLKISSSGLINSAIIALRFFLMIFMTTVLTVATPSTSIADGISSLLKPLGKIGIDTKTFALLISMTLRFVPILSDEFSTIVDAQRARGLSLKTGSIVKRTRTLIPMIIPLISVAFKKALTLADTMEIRGFVDAKNRTSFHQLQFKKNDLIVLIIFIVISFSVIYFSYAKL, via the coding sequence ATGAATAATATTTTTGGCCGTTTTTTACCCACTGATTCCTTGATTGAAAAACTGGATCCACGTACCAAAATTGTAATTGATTTTTTATTTGTGATCGTTTTACTGTTCGCTAATTCTTGGTTAAATTATGGAATTTTGATTTCTTTTGTTGCAATTGCTATTTATTGTTCAAGGATTCCAATTAAAATTTTTTGGTTGGGTTTGCGTTCAATTCTTTCGCTTGTTATTTTAATGATACTAATCCAATTATTGTTGATTGCGCCGAGCAATAAGGCAGACATTTTTATAAGCTTTGGTTGGTTGAAAATTTCTTCTTCTGGCTTGATAAATTCTGCGATAATCGCTTTGCGTTTTTTCCTGATGATTTTTATGACAACCGTACTCACGGTAGCAACTCCGTCAACTTCGATTGCAGACGGAATCTCGAGTCTTTTAAAGCCTTTGGGCAAAATCGGTATAGACACTAAGACATTTGCTTTATTAATTTCGATGACGTTGCGTTTTGTCCCGATTTTATCTGATGAGTTCTCGACGATCGTCGATGCTCAAAGGGCACGCGGTCTTAGTTTAAAAACCGGAAGTATCGTTAAACGAACGAGAACATTGATTCCTATGATTATTCCTTTAATCAGCGTTGCTTTTAAAAAAGCATTAACTTTAGCTGATACAATGGAAATTCGGGGTTTTGTCGATGCGAAGAATCGAACCAGCTTCCATCAATTGCAATTCAAAAAAAATGATTTAATTGTCTTGATAATTTTTATTGTTATTTCGTTTTCAGTCATTTATTTTAGTTATGCAAAATTATAA
- the truA gene encoding tRNA pseudouridine(38-40) synthase TruA, which translates to MQNYKVTISYDGHNFEGFQTQNRPGSRTVQDELIKVVSKMAKTRIKIVGASRTDAGVHANGQVINFLFPFNLSEQAILMGMNSKLPTDILVKSVENVPTDFSARHSSHKKRYLYRVSTSKFIDPFKRFYTGHYFWSLDTDKIQKALPDLLGEHDFASFAAAGNQTATTVRTITKAELKIFPENSELLFTFEGNAFLYNQIRIMIGVLLEIGNGTRPIHDIVRLIKIKDRQQARFTAPASGLYLDKVYYESMD; encoded by the coding sequence ATGCAAAATTATAAGGTCACAATTTCATATGACGGTCATAACTTTGAAGGTTTTCAAACACAGAATCGGCCCGGCAGCCGAACTGTCCAAGATGAATTAATCAAGGTTGTTTCAAAAATGGCTAAGACTCGGATTAAGATTGTTGGGGCCAGTCGCACAGATGCTGGTGTCCATGCCAATGGTCAGGTAATTAATTTTCTGTTTCCTTTTAATTTGAGTGAACAAGCAATTTTAATGGGAATGAATAGTAAACTGCCGACAGATATTCTCGTTAAAAGCGTTGAAAATGTGCCTACGGATTTCAGTGCGCGTCATAGCAGCCATAAAAAACGTTATTTATACCGAGTTTCGACAAGCAAATTTATCGACCCCTTCAAACGTTTTTATACCGGACATTATTTTTGGAGTTTGGACACTGACAAAATTCAAAAAGCCTTGCCTGATTTACTTGGTGAACATGATTTTGCCAGTTTTGCGGCAGCTGGTAATCAAACTGCTACTACAGTTAGAACGATTACAAAAGCTGAATTGAAAATTTTTCCTGAAAATAGTGAATTGTTATTTACTTTCGAAGGAAACGCTTTTCTATATAATCAAATTCGGATTATGATTGGGGTTCTTTTGGAAATTGGTAATGGAACAAGGCCTATTCATGATATTGTTCGGTTGATTAAAATTAAAGATCGCCAGCAGGCTCGTTTCACAGCTCCGGCATCTGGACTATACTTAGACAAGGTCTACTATGAGTCAATGGATTAA